A stretch of DNA from Carassius carassius chromosome 22, fCarCar2.1, whole genome shotgun sequence:
caaataaaatggtccTTTGTTCATGACGGCtgcacaactgcgatgcacgatCACCTccgaggaaaacatcctggcgctctccggtgttacggtttaactggttaccgtgtgatctgtgaccaacttcctggttcaggatGCAGATGTGCTGGaccgaccgcagcagattcggcgattctgaaagcacaaactgatgtgatattattaagtgtctaataaacgcagacttgctcattgcatgattctgatattcttgtaaagattaaaagttattgatatgatcacccgtagcggctgaagtaagtaggataaacaaaaaaataaatgaaagagctTCTGGCTGCTGTTTTGTTGAATCTCAGTATTTTGGTTCTCTATCTGTCAGCGATCTGCGCTGGAACCAGTTGAGCCGTTTGGAGGAAGGCAGTTTCGTCGGACTCGGTGTCCTCGAGCAGCTCCACATCGGAAACAACCGCATCAGTTTCATCGCTGACGGAGCGTTTCGAGGCCTCGCAAACCTGCAGACGCTGTGAGTTCGTCTCAGATTTCAAATTCTGTTTATTTAGCTTTACGACTCGTCTTCTCCAGATGTGGATTTTAACTGGTTTCTCTGATTCCTCGCGCCCTCCAGAGATCTGAAGTATAATGAGATCTCGTGGACCGTCGAGGACATGAACGGCCCTTTCTCTGCTCTCGACAATCTGAGGAAACTGTGAGTCATCTTACACGTATTTAGAGCGGACAAATTCAACGCATTTGACCTAGAGACATGTGATATCTTACACTGATGAACAGGACGACAACTGaacctaaaattcaagatatgacaCAAACATTacccttttatattttatattcatgttgtctgttttgctcaattttgcaaaTGAAAATTGCTTAATTAAATTAGTCGAGTTAACCAAGTGTGTCAATGATTCGGAGTCGCTTGCTTCGTTTCCGAATGAATCAGTCATTTGAGTGAATCAGTTGAGTtactgattcaatgactcattggccgttttgaacgaatcggttgtaCGACTGATTCATATTCAGAgtataattgaatttaaaaagaatcaaaatatttctttctaaagccAAAATCGATGTGTGATTCGTTTTCCCGCTCCTCCAGGTTCCTCCAAGGCAATCGTATCCGATCGGTCACCAGGAAGTCCTTCGCAGGCCTGGACACGCTGGAGCAGCTGTGAGAGTCTCTCTTTCAGATCTGAGACGTTTGGTGATGATGCATGATTATTAAACGTCTGTTCTGTCCTCACATCACATGCAGGGACTTGAGCAACAACGCCATCATGTCGGTTCAAGCCAACGCTTTCTCTCAGATGAAGACGCTAGCAGAGCTGTACGTATGAATCTGTACTAAAGCCGCTCGTGAACCTGCGGTGATTGTTCACGTCTCTCTCTCGTCTCGTCAGGCACCTGAACACCTCCAGTCTGCTGTGTGACTGCCAGCTCAAGTGGTTTTCTCCGTGGGTGGCCGAGCACGCTTTCCTTCCTCTGGTGAACGCCAGCTGCGCCCATCCACATCTGCTCAAGGGCAAAAGCGTCTTCGCCGTCGCCCAGGAAGAGTTTGTGTGCGGTGAGTGCATTCTGGGATCTTATTCATGATTCCGTTTCTTGAAATTGCACAGAAGCTGTTCCTTTCACATTTACAACCAAAACGGTTGTGAACTTGACAAAAAAACTGTGTTTGTGTCTCTTGTTTTAGAAATAAACGAATACTTTTAATcatcaaggacgcattaaattgatgaaaatgacagtaaagacatttataatgttatagatactattttttgacaaaattaaaataaattgtaacgtaaattaaaataagagtggagtaattatgatgaaaattcacatgcgcatcacagaaataaattacattataacagATATCTACATAGAAGACAGTTATTTTAGActggaataatatttcagaatataatgttttttaccgtattttttttatcaaattaaaataaattcaaacataaattaaaataagactggagtaatgatggtgaaaattcagctgcgcatcacaggaataataaaatttaataatatatacacaatatattgacacagaaaacacttttttagactttttcacaatattactgtttttactgtattgtttatAAAACTAgaataaattaaaagaagactggagtaatgatgctgaaaattcagctttgcatcacagggataatatttaaatagttattttaaaatgtaataatatttcacaatattactgtttttaccgtatttttaatttcaataacgcagcctcagtgagcagaagagatttctttcagaaacatgTTGAAAAATAGTATATGCAAAAAATCGACaagacaaaacataaaaaaaacggTTCATGTTTGATATTTCTGTGCTTGGCAGATGATTTCCCCAAACCCCAGATCACCGTTCAGCCCGAGACACAATCAGCCATCAAAGACACCAACGTGACGTTCGTCTGCTCTGCGGCCAGCTCCAGCGACTCCCCGATGACCTTCGCCTGGAAGAAAGACAACGAGATCCTGAACGACGCTGAGATCCACAACCAGGCTCACCTGCGCTCTCCGGCCGGAGAGGTCAGCGAGGTCACCGAGTACACCACCACACTGCAGCTGCGCCACGTGGAGTTCACTAGTGAGGGCAGATACCAGTGCGTCATCTCCAACCACTTCGGCTCCTCGTACTCCACCAAAGCCAAACTCACCGTCCACAGTAAGAGTTCCCACAACAGActctgtattttaattattttatgttgatgagaaattttattttaatatatcattGCATGAAATTTCTAAGAACTTACCggcattaaaacataaaaaaaaaaatatatatatgtatatatatatatatatatatatatatatatatagccttaaTATATTTTTGGTGTAGTTcatgcaaaattatatatatatatatatatatatataaatattttgttgataagaaattttatttgaatatatcatCGTATTAAAGTTATAACTCGTAATTGCTCAAACGAATCAACataaatattactgtaaaaagttttcaaactaaatgaaatgaataaacctTGACTTACAGATGAATATTTCATGCTGCGGTGGTTATGTGTGACATATTCATGTTTATAAACCAACTTGTGTGCAGTTTGGGGGAAAAGGCTACACATATTTGCACCATTTTTTGACCAATAGAAACATTgagaattttacaaaatattttttgacgCTAATGGTCCTCCATACATTCCCGGGTCGTAATAATGGCGTAATAACGGTCCTCCATACATTCCCTTAAAacgtaataataattttgtttccTAACAAAACACTGCTTTCTTACTGTCCCAAATGTGTTAACATTGCAAAAGTTAGATTCCCTTGAGTTTGTGAAAACGGTCCCTCATCTGTTACCCATccacccacccccccccccccccccgcagtGCTGCCGTTCTTCACCAAGAAGCCGATGGACCTGACGATCCGCGCCGGAGCCACCGCGCGTCTGGAGTGTGCTGCTAGCGGACACCCGTCTCCTCAGATCGCCTGGCAGAAGGACGGAGGCACAGACTTCCCTGCGGCCCGCGAGCGCCGGATGCACGTCATGCCCAGAGACGACGTGTTCTTCATCGTGGACGTGAAGACGGAGGACATCGGCGTCTACAGCTGTACTGCACAGAACACAGCTGGAGCCGTCTCTGCTAACGCTACGCTAACAGTGCTAGGTAACAGGATCACAAttatattcaattaaatattcaaagtagctaaaaactaaaatatataacgaaaaaaaagaaagactgtatgctaaataaaaaaaaaatcaaatgtaatgCATAGAAATCATTCAAAAGGCAGTTTTTCTAGAAACCTACTTGTATAATATAacggtttaatatatttattaaaaaacttaATGCTAAAATTCTATCaacagtttaatatatattatatatatatatatatatatatatgtccaagTAAGTATAATCAAACATacattaaacaattaaacaataaagacatcactaacaggtaatgtaatatagtaatatattcAAAATTTTATCAAACATAACTTACTAGCACTAGCTGTATCTaatgtttaaaaatcattttatatatttttctgttttcctcCAAAACTTTCTTTAGTGTCTTCTAATGCATgcataaaatatttagttttttttttgtgtgtattatgtaattaaaaactttttttattttttattattatatagcgATCTTTCACAAcacgttaaaaaaaaacaaaaaaaaaaacaaaccaaacccACATTTACAAAAATTGAAAGCTGTGACTTTTACACATCAAAGGTGACAGAGCACAAAAATGACAGATTTATTAGATGCGAGGTGCTACGAATAATGTTTAGTGAAGATTTATTTTAGTGGTTGTTCTGGATGAGATCTTTGTGTGTGATGGAATGCCGTCCCGTTCTTCCGCAGAGACGCCGTCGTTCCTGCGTCCGCTGCTGGACCGTGTGGTGGTGAAGGGCGAGACCGCGGTGCTGCAGTGTATCGCTGGAGGAAGTCCTCCGCCTCGACTCAACTGGACCAAAGACCACAGTCCGCTGCAGGCGACCGAGAGACACTTCTTCGCCGCCGCAAACCAGCTGCTGATCATCGTGGACGCCGCGGACGGAGACGCAGGGACCTACACCTGCGAGATGTCCAACCCGCTGGGCACGGAGCGAGGGAACCTGCGTCTGGCCGTCCTGCCCAACCCAAACTGTGAGTCGGGGCCGGCGTCCGGCGGGGCTCTGGGGCCGGAGGAGGACGGCTGGACCACGGTGGGCATCGTGATCATCGCTGTGGTGTGCTGCGTGGTGGGAACCTCGCTGGTGTGGGTCGTGATCATCTACCACACGCGCCGACGCAACGAGGACTGCAGCGTCACCAACACAGGCCAGTCCTGACCCCACATCACACGCTTTTAATAAAGAGCCGTAAcatgctctgagagtcacttcaggagcatctgaccgtttgattggaGTAAAACTAGCTTTATATCACatgcacagaactgtaaaggtattcacagcaacccgtcaaaataaaagtccggtttgatTTGAAGACATTGTGCCTAGAATAAAATGcaacaaatgttatttttcacgttttaattttaatagtaaattcaAGGCTAGTTTAAGAATATAATgaataaagtaaatttttaatgCGTTCtgataattagacatgctaaaacagaatttggtaacgaTAAAAAAAtacggtgagaaaaaaaaattaattaacctaaatatgtaatttttgtaaatctttaataaattgttgtgaaAACGTATAGCTTTTTTTAATAGACTGTTTGATTGGAGTAAAACTAGCTTTATATCACatgcacagaactgtaaaggtattcacagcaacccgtcaaaataaaagtccggtttgatTAGAAGACATTGAATTGAAGACAAACTTTATTTTTcacgttttaattttaatagtagatTCCGTATGTTTGCTAGAAAATAAACTTCACTtagttttcaataattaaaagacaaattaaaaaaacgttTGTGCTTGCATTTGATAGccagaatgtaaatgtaaatacacacaaaaaattcTTAAGGCTACTTACTtgagaataaaatgaataaagttagttgttttatgcattctgATAACTAAACAtgctaaacaataaaacaataaaaaaataaggtgAGAAAAAATGAGGGCACcctaaatgttaaatcttttaataaattgatgtaaaaatgtatagcattcatgattttaattaattagacatgcttttggaTTAATAAAATGTGATGTAACTATTTAAAGGGAGTCgagaaaatttgaaaaaaaaaatagaatccagaaaaatttgaaaagaaaacaacaacaacaaaaaagatttcATAGGGCCGCAGGTTTTAATGCATCGGTGATGTTTAACGCTGCTAACCctgtgtccctctctctctctctctctctctcgtgtttAGATGAGACGAATCTCCCGACGGACATCCCGAGCTATCTGTCGTCTCAGGGAACGCTAGCGGAGCATCAGGACGGATACATGACGTCTGAGAGCGGCGGCAGCCATCCGTACATCAGCTCCTCCATCGGGGGGCTTTACATGCCGCCCAAAGACATCAGCAGTAAGACGTCTTTATACACACAGAAACGCACTGTTAAAAATACACAATACTGAAGTAGTGTTTTAACAGATTACCATTACAATATAGAGACTAGGCTTGTTATAgttaattaaaacaacaaaattacttacttggaaaattatatatattacttttttttttatatatattttaaaatatatttaatttgatatagttgccaaagcaacatttctgatttatttatatttgtatttttattttttcattttaataaaataaccatgtgaatgaataaaaaaaaaaaaactgaattaataaaaactatttacgtatgaatattttttttttaaatacttaaactcgttaaaaaaatgtgaaacacacaaataaaagctcaaaatattaataaaaacgacAGACATATTAAAAAACCTAAATACggcaaaaacaaaccaaaaaatgaaaagtacaaataataaaaaatctataatagTAGCTCAACTGATAACATAAAACAATGCACATAACTAACAAGAAAAAAACGAAGAATAAACAGTAACCGCAATAAAAAATGTCCCTTGTTCTTTTTCCGAAATGTATTACAGTACAGTGTTTTACTGTAAACTTGTATGGCTCAtcgtatttatttttctttgtatatatatttagtaaGGGAACAACCAAATGTGTTTCTAGGTATTTCACAATTAAGCGTTGACTTACAGGAGCTGTACGtttaacagtattttaccgtAATACGTTTATATACACTGGGGGAGCTATGTGTAGTATTTTCACTGTTGTAATAGCGTTCCTCGTCTCGTAGGCCTCTGCCAGCTGGACACAGGAAGTGAGGCGGACATGGAGGCGGCGATCGACCCCCTGCTGTGCCATTATCACGGGCCGATGGGTTCTCTGCTGAGACGGAGCAAGCGCTACAGCCCTGATCTGACCGACTCCTTCAGCGGTGAGAGACATTGAGACCGTCCCGTCTGCCTCTGTGTGGATTAATCCTGACCTCTTCTTCTCTCGTGCAGCGTCAGAGCAGCGGCCGGTCGGAGCCACTTCCTCCTGCGGCAGGAAGTGTGAGTTCTACCCCTGCGGCTCCGCCCTCGAGTCCTTCGATCACATGGTGATGCAGCTGGGAGACACTTCCTGTGCGGAGGACTGTGAGAGAGGAGAGTGTGTCCTGGGCTCCTCGGGGTCATATATGGGTGAGTCTGAGCAGATATTATCTACAGTGAGCACAAGAAATGCTTTCAAATTACACTCCTATGCTTTTCATGCACGACAactacatttttgtattaaaaaatatttttttatttaataaaaatgttttgtttattaaaaaaaataaacggaAATATGTTTTTAAACTCATTATCAGAGCATTAAGCTACAAAACCCTaagaatatttttgtaatgtgaaataaatgtataatatttaaaaataattgtaatttagttGTAACTTGTTTTACtgaactaaataaaactaaattagaaattaatagaaaacacaaaacataagttactgacatttaaaataaaatttaaaaataaaaactgattgaaAATATTCGTGCAAAATTATAGGAACTTGAAATTATGGTTTTTCCGAGAcatcatttcatgtttttttttttttattcttttaagttgtaactttttttgtaaaataaataaaaccaaagctcaaataaaattaataaaaaactgtagaaaaaaagcataaaaattacaaaagacttaataaaatataaactaaaattaaaaatataaaaatgtatattaatagtaGTATCTCGATTATACTTAAATTACACAACATTAAACTACAAAACGGtgttcaaatgcattttaaatcataataaataattcattatAACAATAGTAGAATAGAAGAAAATGccttttattgtaatttaatgaaattaatttattaaattaatattttcatgtttatatatatatatatgcaactcttgattaattcaatgcattagtgaatgtttaaatgaacactaagattaataaatgctttaggagtatttttcattgtagatggagtaaattattaaattaataataaaaaataaaaaaatatatatatatgtataatttttttttattttttttattaatttaataatcaatAGTTGCATTTGTCAGAGACCTTAACAGTAAAGCTGGCAACATCAAGGTCCTGGGTTTGACTCCCAGTGAGTGCATGATCTgataactctgattggatgagACGTGATTGAAAGCATGTGCCTGTGGTCTCAGGTACGTTTGGGAAAGCGCCACAGGAGCTCAGCGCTCAGAACGCAGTCAGTCTTCAGCAGAATCTGTTCGCATCGCTTCACACCGACACAGACCTGGACGAGGAGCAGGCGAGCGTTTACGAGCAGCCGTTCGATCACAGGACGATAGAGAGCTCTTAGCGCCGCCACAAAACCCCAAACGCTCTCTACCTCAAGAAAGGAGCTGCGACTGAATGTAAATGACACGTTTGTACAGAAAAACagattatatgcattttatacgATTTTGTAAATTAAGTGTAAATATGACTCTTATTTTTCGTACTCTTTTCTTGTAAATGTACGCTTGCCTGAGTCACATATACTAGTTAACTCCAGATCTGTTTATGATTATTCTGCTTTGGCTTTGAATAAAGCACGGTTTGCACAGACGAGTACACAATAAACATTCCCGTGAGCTGCTACACGCACGAGCGCTAGTGTCTTTATTGATTGTGTCCATGTGCTTTTATTCTTCATGGGACAGAAATGTAGCATCGCATCAGTGTCTCAGTAacagatgctctgcagtgaatgggtgccgtcagaatgggagtctgataaaaacatcacaataatcgaaTTCGGAGAGAATCGAGTAAAACCGATGTTTGACAAGAAGATGATTCTCaaacaaggtcatgggttcgattcccaggaaatGCATTCGAGTAAAGGGATTAGATCTTGAATGCAGTGAAAGTTGCTTTAAATGAAAGTGTCTGtcaaatgcatgcatgcaaaaaCAGGATGGGATTTGATTTTACCCGTGatgaattgcataaattaatttgataaattatTAGAAGAGGACAAggatctttaaaaaacattttatttaatttagtgcttttttttagtattgataataataatcagtttttatattttcatctaGTGATATTTGTTTTTGTCAACAAATTGTGCAAatgatgcatttattattttgaattaattttttttttttttttagtatttacatttatatttagaataagtttttatattttcatctaaagatttttgtttgtttttgtcatttttagtaatattttcaaattaggtatttatttgcataaatgttttgtatagagtttttacttattttagtattttttaaatgtttatttttagtatttaaatcaatattcagaataagtttttatattttcatttagttattttttttttttgtcatttttttgtagtttttatttttcaaattatgcatttaattttcaattttaattttcaagaatttgtaaatctttttcatttattttagtactttttttgtattttaatatttagaaaccatttttatattttcatttagggattttgtttttgccatttttagttttcaaattatgcatttaattttcattcattttagggtcattcaatgtttagtacttaatttttttttttttttttttagtatttaaattaagttaaaatgagaaatgttgccttggcaactagctgaaattttATATTTCACTTAATATTCAAGTaaaattttttatggttttaatatttcatttttagttgaCTATTATACCCCTGCACTGATGGACCATTCACAGTAAGAACAGGCCGATGACATGGAGTTGCTGCACATGTATTTCCATGCAGCAGGTATTTAAAGCCGTTAAACACGAACGCAGCGTGTTGATCAAAGCGTCTCGAGCCGAGAAGCCAACAAAGAGTTTCCTGGCAGAAATCATGAGAACGACTGGAATTCCAAAATAATTCCCCCACTTTGATTTTGGCTCCAGTGAAAACTAGACAGGAAATCAGCTATTTCTCAGACCACCAGCGGTCACCATGAGCTGGATTCTCCTCTGAACGTGACCCGGCGATCGAGCGGCTGACCTCAGATCTGCTGAAGCCCAGAGTTTACCTCCCATCCTGTGACTAAGCACAGCAAATGGATTTCACATGCCTGTCTCTTATCTCACTGCCAGACATAGCGAACTTCAAAGTCCTCATTGTTGCCAGATGTTGCAGCGTGGACGCAGATGTGGAGAAAATCGATGACTGGCGGAGTCGTTTCTCTCTCATTAACTGATCCTTAGAGGAAAAGAGCGTCTTTCTGCCCAGTTCTGCTCTGATTCTGAACATGCAGGAGACTCTGTTTGTGTCTATAACAGCAGATGAAGGACAATCAACGAAAACTGAGCTGAAATGGATTTCTAGGATTTCCATTATTGGTGTGTTATTAATGCCTTCAATATAAGATATATTAATTGTACAAATATGGAGTTTAGTTATAGGACTACTTTAGATATGAAACTAAAACCACCGGTAGGTGGCGGCAAGTCGCTTTTTCAGTGAGTAAGTTACTGATTCATATATTCAACagaaatggctgattcattcattcgttcatttttTTGAATGAGTCGTTGAATCATCAACTCACTTGACTCATTTTAAATGCTGAATCATTCAGGAGCAAAGCAAATCACTACTGTCTTTATGGAGGGGTtgatgaatcattgactcactgaagggaagtcgtggcctaatggttagagagtcggactcccaatcgaaaggttgtgagttcgagtcccgggccggcaggaattgtgggtggggggagggcatgtacagttctctctccaccttcaataccacgacttaggtgcccttgagcaaggcatcgaacccccaactgctccccgggcgccgcagcataaatgaacactgctccgggtgtgtgttcacagtgtgtgtgtgtgtgttcactgctctgtgtgtgtgcacttcagatgggttaaatgcagagcacaaattctgagtatgggtcaccatacttggctgaatgtcacttcactcactcacttaaaaGTTGAATCATTTGCAAACGAAGCAAATCACTACTGTATTTATGAAGGGGTtgatgaatcattgactcacttgatTTGTTCAAAAGTTGAATCATTTGCAAACGAAGCAAATCACTACTGTATTTATGAAGGGGTTGATGAATTATTGACTcacttgatttgttcaaaaatgttGAATCATTTGCAAACGAAGCAAATCACTACTGTATTTATGAATGGGTtgatgaatcattgactcacttgatTTGTTCAAAAGTTGAATCATTTACAAACAAAGCAAATCACTACTGTTTTCATGAATGGGTtgatgaatcattgactcacttgactcattttaaaatgctgaatCATTCAGGAAGCAATGCAAGTCACTACTGTCTTTATTTCAAGTGTCACCGAATCACTGACTcacttgatttgttcaaaaacgtTGAATCATTTGCAAAGGAAGCAAATCGCTACTGTCTTCATGAAGGGGTtgatgaatcattgactcacttgatttgttcaaaaatgttGAATCATTCAGGAACGAAGTTTTGAGAATGTTTACCAAatattagttacatttatatgaaTCTTGAACTTTTAAAGCATGTGACAGACACAGACTAGTGGAAAACTGAATCGGATCTGAAGTGTCAGTCAAAGCTTCATGGTTTGAGCGGTTCATGTGCACTGAAACCGTCGTGTAGATCATGTTTGCATGAACACATAACACTTTCCCTCTGCAGATCATCAGTGATTTCATCCCCAGATCCACGGCCCACCCAGAAGAGTCGCTCAAGAGGTTTTTATGGGCTCACAGTCGTTCCTCTGTTGGTTTATCGGAGCTCAGCCAACTCACATATACTGATTCTCTCGTCCCGCTTCCAAGCCAAATTAGCACAATCCAAGAAGAAATCAGACTCCAGAAATGAGTCAATATGCAGTTGATTTGAGTTGCCATCACACTGGCTCTCATAACAAAGATCTCCTGATGTTTTCCAGACGCTCGGATTCAGATGATGCCAGCGAG
This window harbors:
- the LOC132098608 gene encoding leucine-rich repeats and immunoglobulin-like domains protein 3 isoform X3; its protein translation is MPQPVRAVSFVLLVFHVTGFKASHGASEAEPCPSGCSCAGSVADCSGLKHGRIAERLPARITRLDLSRNKLRTFPEALLASLPQLSEIKLSNNEFESIPDLGPNAGNLSSLILANNRISRISAERLGSLVALEMLDLSNNNIMEVHAGAFPPLPLKNLLMDNNRISTLEHGCFSNLSGSLLVLKLNKNRLSSIPPKIFPLPLLQHLELSRNRVRRIKGLTFHGLHGLCSLKIQRNGIRRLMDGAFWGLNNMEVLQLEHNNLTEVSKGWLYGLLTLQQLHLSHNAISRIKPDAWESCQKLSELDLRWNQLSRLEEGSFVGLGVLEQLHIGNNRISFIADGAFRGLANLQTLDLKYNEISWTVEDMNGPFSALDNLRKLFLQGNRIRSVTRKSFAGLDTLEQLDLSNNAIMSVQANAFSQMKTLAELHLNTSSLLCDCQLKWFSPWVAEHAFLPLVNASCAHPHLLKGKSVFAVAQEEFVCDDFPKPQITVQPETQSAIKDTNVTFVCSAASSSDSPMTFAWKKDNEILNDAEIHNQAHLRSPAGEVSEVTEYTTTLQLRHVEFTSEGRYQCVISNHFGSSYSTKAKLTVHMLPFFTKKPMDLTIRAGATARLECAASGHPSPQIAWQKDGGTDFPAARERRMHVMPRDDVFFIVDVKTEDIGVYSCTAQNTAGAVSANATLTVLETPSFLRPLLDRVVVKGETAVLQCIAGGSPPPRLNWTKDHSPLQATERHFFAAANQLLIIVDAADGDAGTYTCEMSNPLGTERGNLRLAVLPNPNCESGPASGGALGPEEDGWTTVGIVIIAVVCCVVGTSLVWVVIIYHTRRRNEDCSVTNTDETNLPTDIPSYLSSQGTLAEHQDGYMTSESGGSHPYISSSIGGLYMPPKDISSLCQLDTGSEADMEAAIDPLLCHYHGPMGSLLRRSKRYSPDLTDSFSASEQRPVGATSSCGRKCEFYPCGSALESFDHMVMQLGDTSCAEDCERGECVLGSSGSYMDARIQMMPARASETQRRSSQQ
- the LOC132098608 gene encoding leucine-rich repeats and immunoglobulin-like domains protein 3 isoform X1, with product MPQPVRAVSFVLLVFHVTGFKASHGASEAEPCPSGCSCAGSVADCSGLKHGRIAERLPARITRLDLSRNKLRTFPEALLASLPQLSEIKLSNNEFESIPDLGPNAGNLSSLILANNRISRISAERLGSLVALEMLDLSNNNIMEVHAGAFPPLPLKNLLMDNNRISTLEHGCFSNLSGSLLVLKLNKNRLSSIPPKIFPLPLLQHLELSRNRVRRIKGLTFHGLHGLCSLKIQRNGIRRLMDGAFWGLNNMEVLQLEHNNLTEVSKGWLYGLLTLQQLHLSHNAISRIKPDAWESCQKLSELDLRWNQLSRLEEGSFVGLGVLEQLHIGNNRISFIADGAFRGLANLQTLDLKYNEISWTVEDMNGPFSALDNLRKLFLQGNRIRSVTRKSFAGLDTLEQLDLSNNAIMSVQANAFSQMKTLAELHLNTSSLLCDCQLKWFSPWVAEHAFLPLVNASCAHPHLLKGKSVFAVAQEEFVCDDFPKPQITVQPETQSAIKDTNVTFVCSAASSSDSPMTFAWKKDNEILNDAEIHNQAHLRSPAGEVSEVTEYTTTLQLRHVEFTSEGRYQCVISNHFGSSYSTKAKLTVHMLPFFTKKPMDLTIRAGATARLECAASGHPSPQIAWQKDGGTDFPAARERRMHVMPRDDVFFIVDVKTEDIGVYSCTAQNTAGAVSANATLTVLETPSFLRPLLDRVVVKGETAVLQCIAGGSPPPRLNWTKDHSPLQATERHFFAAANQLLIIVDAADGDAGTYTCEMSNPLGTERGNLRLAVLPNPNCESGPASGGALGPEEDGWTTVGIVIIAVVCCVVGTSLVWVVIIYHTRRRNEDCSVTNTDETNLPTDIPSYLSSQGTLAEHQDGYMTSESGGSHPYISSSIGGLYMPPKDISSLCQLDTGSEADMEAAIDPLLCHYHGPMGSLLRRSKRYSPDLTDSFSASEQRPVGATSSCGRKCEFYPCGSALESFDHMVMQLGDTSCAEDCERGECVLGSSGSYMDPRPTQKSRSRGFYGLTVVPLLVYRSSANSHILILSSRFQAKLAQSKKKSDSRNESICS
- the LOC132098608 gene encoding leucine-rich repeats and immunoglobulin-like domains protein 3 isoform X2, whose product is MPQPVRAVSFVLLVFHVTGFKASHGASEAEPCPSGCSCAGSVADCSGLKHGRIAERLPARITRLDLSRNKLRTFPEALLASLPQLSEIKLSNNEFESIPDLGPNAGNLSSLILANNRISRISAERLGSLVALEMLDLSNNNIMEVHAGAFPPLPLKNLLMDNNRISTLEHGCFSNLSGSLLVLKLNKNRLSSIPPKIFPLPLLQHLELSRNRVRRIKGLTFHGLHGLCSLKIQRNGIRRLMDGAFWGLNNMEVLQLEHNNLTEVSKGWLYGLLTLQQLHLSHNAISRIKPDAWESCQKLSELDLRWNQLSRLEEGSFVGLGVLEQLHIGNNRISFIADGAFRGLANLQTLDLKYNEISWTVEDMNGPFSALDNLRKLFLQGNRIRSVTRKSFAGLDTLEQLDLSNNAIMSVQANAFSQMKTLAELHLNTSSLLCDCQLKWFSPWVAEHAFLPLVNASCAHPHLLKGKSVFAVAQEEFVCDDFPKPQITVQPETQSAIKDTNVTFVCSAASSSDSPMTFAWKKDNEILNDAEIHNQAHLRSPAGEVSEVTEYTTTLQLRHVEFTSEGRYQCVISNHFGSSYSTKAKLTVHMLPFFTKKPMDLTIRAGATARLECAASGHPSPQIAWQKDGGTDFPAARERRMHVMPRDDVFFIVDVKTEDIGVYSCTAQNTAGAVSANATLTVLETPSFLRPLLDRVVVKGETAVLQCIAGGSPPPRLNWTKDHSPLQATERHFFAAANQLLIIVDAADGDAGTYTCEMSNPLGTERGNLRLAVLPNPNCESGPASGGALGPEEDGWTTVGIVIIAVVCCVVGTSLVWVVIIYHTRRRNEDCSVTNTDETNLPTDIPSYLSSQGTLAEHQDGYMTSESGGSHPYISSSIGGLYMPPKDISSLCQLDTGSEADMEAAIDPLLCHYHGPMGSLLRRSKRYSPDLTDSFSASEQRPVGATSSCGRKCEFYPCGSALESFDHMVMQLGDTSCAEDCERGECVLGSSGSYMGTFGKAPQELSAQNAVSLQQNLFASLHTDTDLDEEQASVYEQPFDHRTIESS